TCGCCGGCCACCAGAGCGCCGCTGTGGCCGCCGAGCGACTTGTAGCAGGAGACGTACACCGAGCCGGCCCGGGCGCAGACCTCCGGCAGCGAGCGGCCCAGGTGCGGGGCGGACTCCCAGATCCGGGCGCCGTCCAGGTGGACCGGGCGGCCCTGCCGCTCGGCCAGCTCGTACAGCGCCTCCAGCTCCGCCCAGTCGGGCAGCAGGAAACCGGCGTCGCGCAGCGGGAGCTCCAGCATCAGCACGTCGTACGGCTCGTCCAGCCCGGCCAGTTCGGCCGCGGTGGGGTGCCGCCGGGCGCCGGTCTGCGGGACGCTGCGCAGGCCGGACAGCACCTGGTGGGCGCGGCGCTCGTGCACCTCGGGGTGGGCCAGCGGGTGCATGGCGACCACCGGGCCGTGGGTGTCGGCCCAGGTCTTCAGGGCGGCCTGCTGGCCCATCGTCCCGGTCGGGAAGAAGGCGGCGTCGGGCTTGCCGAGCAGGTCGGCGGTGCGGCGCTCCAGGGTGCGGACGATGCCGTTGCCGTACATGTCGACCGGCTCGTCCAGCGGGTGGGGGCCGTCGGCCAGGGCGGCCAGGTCGGCGAGCGCCTCCCGGACGGTCTGCGGGCGGCTTCCGGAGAGCAGGCGGTCGGCCTGGCGGCGGGCCCGGAAGCGGCGGTCCGGAACAGGGGTGTCGTTCATCAGCTGATCATCTCCGACGGTCGGGTGGATCGGATGGTGCAGCTGGCTCGAAAGCGGGTTCTACCCGAGCCGGTTCGGCCGCAAACCGGGCGGTCTCCGGTGGCGCTGCTCACAGCACATTTTCGACATACGACCCGCGATAGGAGGTTTAGGGCGCGAAAACCCGGCCCGCCCGCTGGTCCGGAGGGGCTTTTTGCCCGACTTGTCCACTACCGGCCGTCGTAGGTCACACTCTTGGGCCTTCGCATCCGGTTCGTTTACACCGGAGTCGTTCCACCAGTTCGGCGAGCCGCACCGGCTCGGCCCCGCACTGGCCCCGTCCGTGAGGTTCCGACTCCGATGCGTTCTCTCCCCGCCACCGGCCGCCGGCTTCTCCAGGCGGCCACCACCCGCCACGTCCGCTCCGTCCTCTCGGCCGGCCCGCTCACCACGGCCCGGCTCGCCCCCGCCAAGGCGATCGCCTCCGGCGCCGCGGTGGTCGCCGCCGGCGCGCTGCTGATCCCGACCGGGCAGGCCCTCGCGCAGACCGCCCACCCGGCCGACACCGCCGCGACCGCCACGACCGCCGCCGAGGGCACCCGCACGCAGCTGCAGGACTTCCGCCTGCCGGTCCAGGGCGACCGGCAGAGCGAGCAGGCCAAGACCGCCAAGGCCGCGATCGCCTCCTCCCTGGAGCGGGACGGCGGGCAGGACTCCGGCCAGGACGCGCAGGCCCGGCAGGACCAGCAGGCCTCCCGCGACGAGCACCGCGCCGAACTGCGGGCCGCCGAGCAGACCGGCGACGGCGCCGGACAGCAGCACACCGAGCAGCCGCAGGACGCCGGACAGCAGCAGCCCGCCGCCGAGCAGCCCGCCGAGCAGCAGCAGCCGGCCGAGCAGGCCGCCCCCGCCGAGCAGCCCGCCGCCCCGGCCGCCGAG
The window above is part of the Kitasatospora sp. NA04385 genome. Proteins encoded here:
- a CDS encoding M23 family metallopeptidase — translated: MRSLPATGRRLLQAATTRHVRSVLSAGPLTTARLAPAKAIASGAAVVAAGALLIPTGQALAQTAHPADTAATATTAAEGTRTQLQDFRLPVQGDRQSEQAKTAKAAIASSLERDGGQDSGQDAQARQDQQASRDEHRAELRAAEQTGDGAGQQHTEQPQDAGQQQPAAEQPAEQQQPAEQAAPAEQPAAPAAEPTPEPAPAPAPAPEPVKPSWSSPAPGATISNPYHKTNAAYAAGYHTGTDFAVSVGTPVLAVGDATVVSSGYAGAYGNQIVLKLSDGRFAQYAHLSQLGVKAGQHVGAGDQVGKSGNTGNSHGPHLHFEIRTANQYAKVIDPVGYLKQHGANNF
- a CDS encoding low specificity L-threonine aldolase produces the protein MNDTPVPDRRFRARRQADRLLSGSRPQTVREALADLAALADGPHPLDEPVDMYGNGIVRTLERRTADLLGKPDAAFFPTGTMGQQAALKTWADTHGPVVAMHPLAHPEVHERRAHQVLSGLRSVPQTGARRHPTAAELAGLDEPYDVLMLELPLRDAGFLLPDWAELEALYELAERQGRPVHLDGARIWESAPHLGRSLPEVCARAGSVYVSCYKSLGGHSGALVAGEEEFVRRLKVWRHRYGGSLWQQWPAALSALAGLDRELPRLPGYVAHAKLVAAALAEVPGARVNPEPPHTHQFQFWLPYAADRLNEAGCRQAEEQGVALFGGWREPGPQPGLSMTEVTVLADAEQWSAKEVTEAVESFLALL